A section of the Prevotella melaninogenica genome encodes:
- the tssR gene encoding type VI secretion system protein TssR domain-containing protein, giving the protein MKAFHIIAGLAFFFLGAQSSLAQVGRYDKTKAVGRKSFNYLTDDTRKQKTHNNKDVHIVFSDRDHNKAYAGPYAQRILSEQKLGAPFYVIGEKNGFYKVVAADQSLLGQPKGMFAPLFSSRTHFKDAKKSPFVGWIDKNSVLEYNHAFVSKDNNFPVRYRIGASNVSRLANVKSFFTLDSLSLYGDPFFLDKAKGKLVSGQIVYAYKYDASKQAVLVSDRPSLSDSTRTALGWIPADLTAMVGQNHVYLLDSSYPEFANFPLGSNLLFTADGNWTNTSADQKVAVNLPLSVWDRKKTLMLNIKGGDVAVAELDRLIENSKNINVHLVFFDKDRLLVRNLVNAFQGISEKVSKDSQAKFSVTSVSQNGNRHLSPTNDFGKWIDYLTKMTSPNTIGATGGYGFHDAMNTIFRETPYSKFDNNVFIILGTDEFPTFTSDINSEIYSRSATLLLAQILSKDGMPYQDFILQSKQLLDNNILEYMSFSGDYLCEPKWTKNGSFKDMSTDNENVYLLDAPKNSVIAGGFVYPKLYSELSSAGLSNVLDSLFMQLNARNNELVNVTRSAENKYGVLRAVPTQEVVNLCDSAAISVTDIEKNNINDLLFKKMWFTPQQLSTYDEGYLFDKAEMQNLLDGYRDLMPYINADSLGNKELAVLRNNFKRQSKQINMLSYRKALSTKSAISKVYYHRVSVPSSDALNYIVRIKDISRKKCNESEWDQAYKEMFKKLVNLETRFRSGRLNTISVAGKSYYFIPLKELP; this is encoded by the coding sequence ATGAAAGCGTTCCATATTATAGCAGGTCTTGCATTCTTCTTTTTAGGTGCCCAAAGTAGTCTGGCACAGGTGGGAAGATATGATAAGACAAAAGCTGTCGGTAGAAAGAGTTTTAATTACCTGACAGATGATACACGAAAGCAGAAGACACACAACAATAAGGATGTGCATATTGTCTTCTCTGATCGTGACCATAACAAGGCATACGCAGGACCGTATGCACAGCGTATCTTGAGCGAGCAGAAGCTTGGCGCACCTTTCTATGTTATTGGCGAGAAAAACGGATTCTACAAAGTTGTTGCTGCTGACCAAAGCTTACTTGGACAGCCTAAGGGCATGTTTGCTCCGCTTTTCAGTTCAAGAACTCACTTCAAGGATGCTAAAAAATCGCCTTTTGTAGGATGGATTGATAAGAATAGTGTGCTGGAGTATAACCATGCCTTTGTGTCTAAAGATAATAACTTCCCTGTACGCTATCGTATTGGAGCATCTAATGTGTCACGATTGGCAAACGTTAAGAGTTTCTTTACACTTGACTCTCTGAGCCTCTATGGTGATCCTTTCTTCCTCGATAAGGCTAAGGGAAAGCTTGTATCTGGTCAGATTGTGTATGCTTATAAGTATGATGCAAGTAAACAGGCTGTACTTGTTTCTGATCGTCCTTCACTCTCAGACTCTACTCGCACGGCACTCGGATGGATTCCTGCTGATCTTACCGCTATGGTAGGTCAGAACCACGTCTATCTGCTTGATTCAAGTTATCCAGAGTTTGCGAACTTCCCATTGGGTTCTAATCTCCTCTTTACTGCTGATGGAAATTGGACAAATACTTCGGCTGATCAGAAAGTAGCTGTAAATCTTCCGTTATCTGTATGGGACAGAAAGAAGACTTTAATGCTCAATATAAAGGGTGGAGATGTTGCTGTGGCAGAACTCGATCGACTCATTGAGAATAGCAAGAATATAAATGTCCACCTTGTGTTCTTTGATAAGGACCGTCTACTTGTGCGCAACCTTGTTAATGCTTTCCAGGGCATAAGCGAAAAGGTATCAAAGGATTCTCAGGCGAAGTTCTCTGTGACATCAGTTTCTCAGAACGGAAATAGACATCTCTCACCAACGAACGACTTTGGTAAGTGGATTGACTATCTTACAAAGATGACTTCACCAAACACTATTGGGGCAACAGGTGGCTACGGCTTCCATGATGCGATGAATACTATCTTTAGAGAGACACCTTATTCTAAGTTTGATAATAATGTGTTCATTATCTTGGGTACTGATGAGTTCCCAACTTTCACTTCTGATATCAACTCTGAGATTTATTCGCGCTCAGCTACTCTCCTTCTTGCTCAAATCCTTTCTAAGGATGGTATGCCTTATCAAGACTTCATCCTGCAGTCTAAGCAGCTACTTGATAATAACATCCTGGAGTATATGAGCTTCTCTGGAGACTACCTCTGCGAACCAAAATGGACAAAGAATGGCTCGTTCAAAGATATGAGTACTGATAACGAGAATGTTTATTTGCTTGATGCACCAAAGAACAGCGTTATTGCAGGTGGTTTTGTTTATCCAAAACTTTATTCTGAACTTTCAAGTGCAGGTCTTTCAAATGTACTTGATTCACTGTTTATGCAGCTCAATGCACGTAACAACGAACTTGTAAATGTGACACGTAGCGCAGAGAATAAATATGGTGTTCTACGTGCTGTTCCTACACAAGAGGTGGTGAATCTCTGTGATAGTGCAGCTATCTCTGTAACTGACATTGAAAAGAACAATATCAACGACCTTCTCTTCAAGAAGATGTGGTTTACACCACAGCAACTTTCAACTTATGACGAGGGATATCTTTTTGATAAGGCTGAGATGCAGAATCTTCTTGATGGCTATCGTGATTTGATGCCTTATATCAATGCAGACTCTCTTGGTAATAAGGAACTTGCTGTGCTTAGAAACAACTTTAAGCGACAGAGTAAACAAATAAATATGCTTTCTTATCGCAAGGCTCTCAGTACGAAGTCTGCCATTTCAAAGGTTTATTATCATCGCGTTTCTGTGCCAAGTTCTGATGCATTGAATTATATAGTACGCATAAAGGATATTAGCCGTAAGAAGTGTAATGAAAGCGAATGGGATCAGGCTTATAAGGAGATGTTCAAGAAGCTTGTTAATCTCGAGACACGTTTCAGATCTGGACGTTTGAATACAATATCTGTTGCTGGAAAAAGCTATTACTTTATTCCATTAAAGGAGCTTCCATAA